The following are encoded together in the Flavobacterium haoranii genome:
- the hutI gene encoding imidazolonepropionase, which produces MQTIYINIKELLQVREISVEKVSGKEMSILPKIDNAFLIVKDDRIEGFGTMENCPSLENFNVIDVEGKVILPTWVDSHTHIVYAGNRIQEFVDRINGLSYEEIANRGGGILNSAKRLNETSEEDLYEQSKKRLEEVILQGTGAIEIKSGYGLTVEGELKMLRVIKRLKENYAIPIKATFLGAHAFPTQYKENHSAYIDLIINEMLPKIAEEKLADYIDAFLETGYFSVEETERIMEAGKKYGLTAKIHVNQFTAIDGIKACVHHGARSVDHLEIVTDEDIEVLKNSETIPVALPSCSYFISIPYTPALKMISAGLPLALATDYNPGTTPSGNMNFVVATACIKMKMTPEEAINAATINAAFAMDVSNEVGSITKGKKANFIITKPIHSYYQIPYEFGSNLIEKVVINGKYI; this is translated from the coding sequence ATGCAAACCATCTACATTAATATAAAAGAATTACTACAAGTTAGAGAAATTTCAGTTGAAAAAGTATCTGGTAAAGAAATGTCTATTTTACCAAAAATTGACAATGCTTTTTTAATTGTAAAAGATGATCGTATTGAAGGTTTTGGAACAATGGAAAACTGTCCTTCACTTGAAAATTTTAATGTTATTGATGTTGAAGGAAAAGTAATTTTACCAACTTGGGTTGATAGTCACACACATATAGTTTATGCTGGGAACAGAATTCAAGAATTTGTAGATAGAATAAACGGATTATCGTATGAAGAAATTGCAAATCGTGGTGGCGGAATTTTAAACTCGGCGAAACGATTAAATGAAACTTCGGAAGAAGATTTATACGAACAATCAAAAAAACGCTTAGAAGAGGTTATTTTACAAGGAACTGGAGCTATCGAAATTAAATCGGGTTACGGATTAACAGTTGAAGGCGAATTGAAAATGCTTCGCGTTATAAAACGTTTAAAAGAAAATTACGCAATTCCTATAAAAGCCACATTTTTAGGAGCTCACGCCTTCCCTACTCAATACAAAGAAAATCATTCAGCTTATATTGATTTGATTATTAATGAAATGTTACCCAAAATAGCTGAAGAAAAACTAGCCGATTATATAGATGCTTTTTTAGAAACAGGATATTTTTCTGTTGAAGAAACTGAACGTATTATGGAAGCTGGAAAAAAATATGGTTTAACTGCAAAAATTCACGTAAATCAGTTCACTGCAATTGACGGAATTAAAGCTTGTGTACACCACGGAGCGCGTTCGGTAGATCACTTAGAAATTGTAACCGATGAAGATATTGAAGTTTTAAAAAATTCGGAAACAATTCCAGTTGCTTTGCCAAGCTGTTCTTATTTTATAAGTATTCCTTATACGCCTGCTCTTAAAATGATAAGCGCGGGATTGCCTTTAGCTTTAGCTACCGATTACAATCCAGGAACTACTCCGTCGGGAAATATGAATTTTGTTGTGGCAACTGCTTGTATTAAAATGAAAATGACTCCAGAAGAAGCTATAAATGCAGCCACAATAAATGCAGCTTTTGCAATGGATGTTTCAAACGAAGTGGGAAGTATTACAAAAGGTAAAAAGGCAAATTTTATAATTACAAAACCTATTCATTCATATTATCAAATTCCGTATGAATTTGGTTCCAACTTAATCGAAAAGGTTGTTATAAACGGAAAATATATTTAA
- a CDS encoding formimidoylglutamase, producing the protein MNNIKLLTANELAKLTNHRSGEIKFGEKVEIIPDGVDIWKFIKESSAKFVLFGIPEDIGVKANHGRTGASTAFESALKSLVNIQHNKFCKGNDLLILGELDVAEEMEKASHLSISNKNEKKELFDLVSKVDKEVSHIIHQIVSTGKFPIIIGGGHNNAYGNIKGLALAKGKPVNAVNFDAHTDFRIMEGRHSGNGFTYAFEEGFLKNYFIFGLHENFVSKSVFNTIKTLQERVRYVSYEEIEVRKTKDFNIELNNAYQFVKTDPFGIELDLDAIPGIYSSAMTLTGFSVQQARHYIHFFGKNKNAAYLHICEAAPNLDDNKTNNHLTGKLIAYLITDYIKSKSLDI; encoded by the coding sequence ATGAACAATATTAAACTTCTTACAGCTAATGAGTTAGCTAAATTAACAAATCATAGAAGTGGTGAAATAAAATTTGGTGAAAAAGTAGAAATAATCCCAGATGGCGTTGATATTTGGAAATTTATTAAAGAATCTTCGGCTAAATTTGTCTTATTTGGAATTCCCGAAGACATCGGAGTTAAAGCAAATCATGGAAGAACTGGTGCTTCAACCGCATTTGAAAGTGCTTTAAAAAGCCTTGTAAACATTCAACATAATAAGTTTTGTAAAGGAAACGATTTACTAATTTTAGGTGAATTAGATGTTGCGGAAGAAATGGAAAAAGCAAGTCATTTGAGTATTTCTAACAAAAACGAAAAAAAAGAACTTTTCGATCTAGTTTCTAAAGTAGATAAAGAAGTTTCTCATATAATTCATCAAATTGTTAGTACTGGAAAATTTCCGATTATTATTGGTGGCGGACATAATAACGCTTACGGAAATATTAAAGGATTAGCTCTAGCTAAAGGAAAACCTGTAAATGCTGTTAATTTTGATGCCCATACCGATTTTAGAATCATGGAAGGTAGACATTCTGGAAATGGTTTTACTTATGCATTTGAAGAAGGTTTCTTAAAAAATTATTTCATTTTTGGTTTACACGAAAATTTTGTCTCAAAAAGTGTATTTAATACTATAAAAACTTTACAGGAGCGTGTTCGTTATGTAAGTTATGAAGAAATTGAAGTTCGTAAAACAAAAGATTTTAATATTGAACTTAATAATGCCTATCAATTTGTAAAAACTGATCCTTTTGGAATTGAGTTGGATTTAGATGCAATTCCAGGAATTTATTCGAGTGCCATGACATTAACAGGTTTTAGCGTTCAACAAGCCCGACATTACATTCATTTTTTTGGTAAAAATAAGAATGCCGCTTATTTGCATATTTGTGAAGCTGCACCAAATTTAGACGATAATAAAACCAATAATCATTTAACAGGTAAGTTAATTGCCTATCTAATTACAGATTACATAAAAAGTAAAAGTTTAGATATATAA
- the ettA gene encoding energy-dependent translational throttle protein EttA: MSDDKKVIFSMSRVNKIYSSTNKQVLKDIYLSFFYGAKIGILGLNGSGKSSLLKIIAGIDKNYQGDVVFAPGYTVGYLEQEPQLDENKTVIEIVREGAAEIYALLDEFNKINDDFGLPEVYEDADKMQKLMDRQAELQDKIDAAGAWEIDNKLEVAMDALRTPEADTPIKVLSGGEKRRVALCRLLLQQPDVLLLDEPTNHLDAESVLWLEQHLQQYAGTVIAVTHDRYFLDNVAGWILELDRGEGIPWKGNYSSWLDQKAKRLEQEEKTASKRRKTLERELDWVRQGAKGRQTKQKARLQNYDRLLNEDQKQLEEKLEIYIPNGPRLGTNVIEAKHVSKAFGDKLLYEDLNFTLPQAGIVGIIGPNGAGKSTIFRMIMGEEQPDGGEFTIGDTVKIAYVDQSHKDIDVEKSIWENFCDGQEMIMMGGRQVNSRAYLSRFNFGGSEQNKKVSTLSGGERNRLHLAMTLKEEGNVLLLDEPTNDLDINTLRALEEGLENFAGCAVIISHDRWFLDRVCTHILAFEGDSQVYFFEGSFSDYEENKKKRLGKEVTPTRIKYKKLIR, encoded by the coding sequence ATGTCAGACGATAAGAAAGTAATTTTCTCCATGTCGAGAGTAAACAAAATTTACTCAAGTACAAATAAACAGGTTTTAAAGGATATTTATTTAAGTTTCTTTTATGGAGCAAAAATTGGTATTTTAGGTTTAAATGGTTCAGGTAAATCTTCTTTATTAAAGATTATAGCAGGAATTGATAAAAATTATCAAGGAGATGTTGTTTTTGCTCCAGGTTATACTGTAGGATATTTAGAACAAGAACCACAATTAGACGAAAATAAAACCGTAATTGAAATTGTTCGTGAAGGAGCGGCTGAAATTTATGCTTTATTAGATGAATTTAATAAAATAAATGACGATTTTGGTTTGCCAGAAGTTTATGAAGATGCTGATAAGATGCAAAAATTGATGGATCGTCAAGCAGAACTTCAAGATAAAATTGATGCAGCTGGAGCTTGGGAAATCGATAATAAATTAGAAGTTGCAATGGATGCACTTCGCACACCAGAAGCAGATACTCCAATTAAAGTATTATCGGGAGGAGAGAAGCGTCGTGTAGCTTTATGTAGATTATTATTACAACAGCCCGACGTTTTATTATTAGATGAGCCTACTAACCACTTAGATGCTGAATCTGTATTATGGTTAGAGCAACATTTACAACAATATGCAGGAACTGTAATTGCAGTAACACACGATCGTTATTTCTTAGATAATGTTGCAGGTTGGATTTTAGAGTTGGATAGAGGAGAAGGAATTCCTTGGAAAGGAAATTATTCTTCTTGGTTAGACCAAAAAGCAAAACGTTTAGAACAAGAAGAAAAAACAGCTTCTAAAAGAAGAAAAACATTAGAACGCGAGTTAGATTGGGTTCGTCAAGGTGCAAAAGGTCGTCAAACGAAACAAAAAGCACGTTTACAAAATTATGACCGATTGTTAAATGAAGATCAAAAACAATTAGAAGAAAAATTAGAAATTTATATTCCTAATGGACCTCGTTTGGGTACAAATGTTATTGAAGCGAAACATGTTTCAAAAGCTTTTGGCGATAAACTATTATATGAAGATTTAAACTTTACTTTACCTCAAGCGGGAATTGTGGGAATTATTGGTCCAAATGGCGCTGGTAAATCTACCATCTTCAGAATGATTATGGGGGAAGAACAACCAGATGGTGGTGAATTCACAATAGGCGATACGGTAAAAATTGCTTATGTAGATCAATCTCACAAAGATATTGACGTTGAAAAATCAATTTGGGAAAACTTCTGTGACGGACAAGAAATGATTATGATGGGTGGTCGTCAAGTAAATTCAAGAGCGTATCTTTCTCGTTTTAATTTTGGTGGAAGCGAGCAAAACAAAAAAGTTTCTACATTATCTGGAGGTGAACGTAACCGTTTACACTTGGCAATGACATTAAAAGAAGAAGGAAACGTTTTACTTTTAGATGAGCCAACAAATGATTTAGATATTAACACATTACGAGCTTTAGAGGAAGGTTTAGAAAACTTTGCTGGTTGTGCAGTAATTATTTCTCACGATCGTTGGTTTTTAGATAGAGTTTGTACGCATATCTTAGCTTTTGAGGGTGATTCTCAAGTATATTTCTTCGAAGGAAGTTTCTCTGATTATGAAGAAAATAAGAAAAAACGTCTTGGAAAAGAAGTAACGCCAACAAGAATAAAATACAAAAAATTAATTAGATAA
- the fumC gene encoding class II fumarate hydratase, whose protein sequence is MDFRIEKDTLGEVKVPADKLWGAQTERSRNNFKIGPAASMPFEVIKAFAYLKKAAAFTNTELNVLATHKRDLIAQVCDEILNDKLNEHFPLVIWQTGSGTQSNMNVNEVIAHRAQQLSQKTFEEEPVLKENDDVNKSQSSNDTFPTAMHIAASIQLIQHTIPAIELLQKTLETKANEFKDVIKIGRTHLMDATPLTLGQEFSGYAKLLENGLKSLQQSLEPISELALGGTAVGTGLNTPKGYDVLVAKNISIFTGIPFKTAPNKFEALSAHNAIVQSHAALKQLAVSLNKIANDIRLLASGPRSGIGEILIPENEPGSSIMPGKVNPTQSEALTMVAAQVMGNDVAITIGATQGHYELNVFKPLLIANFLQSAQLLGDACISFAKHCVEGITPNYKRIEELLNNSLMLVTALNTKIGYYKAAEIAQKAHHEDTTLKQAAVALGYVTEKEFDEWVNPKNMI, encoded by the coding sequence ATGGACTTTAGAATTGAAAAAGACACTTTAGGAGAAGTTAAAGTTCCTGCCGATAAACTTTGGGGTGCACAAACAGAACGTTCAAGAAATAATTTTAAAATTGGTCCAGCAGCATCAATGCCTTTTGAGGTTATAAAAGCTTTTGCCTATTTAAAAAAAGCTGCTGCTTTTACAAATACTGAGCTTAATGTTTTAGCAACTCATAAACGTGATTTGATTGCACAAGTTTGTGATGAAATTCTAAATGATAAACTAAACGAACATTTTCCACTTGTAATTTGGCAAACTGGTTCTGGAACACAATCTAATATGAATGTCAATGAAGTTATTGCGCACAGAGCTCAACAATTATCTCAAAAAACTTTTGAAGAAGAACCCGTTTTAAAAGAAAATGACGATGTCAACAAGTCGCAATCGTCAAATGATACATTTCCAACAGCCATGCATATTGCAGCAAGCATTCAGCTAATTCAACATACAATTCCGGCAATTGAATTGCTACAAAAAACTTTGGAAACAAAAGCAAACGAATTCAAAGATGTAATTAAAATTGGTCGTACTCATTTAATGGATGCCACTCCCCTAACCTTGGGACAAGAATTTTCTGGTTACGCTAAATTATTAGAAAACGGATTAAAATCTTTACAGCAATCATTGGAGCCAATTTCAGAGCTAGCACTTGGTGGAACAGCCGTAGGAACTGGCTTAAACACACCTAAAGGCTATGATGTTTTAGTTGCAAAAAATATTTCAATATTTACAGGAATTCCGTTTAAAACTGCTCCTAATAAATTTGAAGCACTTTCAGCTCATAATGCCATTGTACAAAGTCATGCTGCTTTAAAACAACTAGCGGTTTCGTTAAATAAAATTGCAAATGATATTCGTTTATTAGCTTCTGGACCTCGATCGGGAATTGGTGAAATACTTATTCCTGAAAACGAACCTGGATCTTCAATTATGCCAGGAAAAGTAAATCCAACACAAAGTGAAGCCTTAACAATGGTTGCTGCCCAAGTAATGGGTAATGATGTAGCCATTACAATTGGAGCAACTCAAGGACACTATGAACTAAATGTTTTTAAGCCTTTGCTTATTGCTAACTTCTTACAATCGGCTCAATTATTAGGCGATGCTTGTATTTCTTTTGCTAAACATTGTGTTGAAGGTATCACTCCAAATTATAAAAGAATTGAAGAATTATTAAACAATTCACTAATGTTAGTTACTGCTTTGAATACAAAGATTGGGTATTACAAAGCCGCTGAAATTGCGCAAAAAGCACATCATGAAGATACTACTTTAAAGCAAGCTGCAGTTGCATTAGGCTACGTTACTGAAAAAGAATTTGACGAATGGGTAAATCCTAAAAATATGATTTAA
- a CDS encoding CAL67264 family membrane protein — MGMNKNTVLAWATFIMILMGLLLVSLAIFRYDDVAGWGFGAVGVGFFANAWVFNALKGRV; from the coding sequence ATGGGAATGAATAAAAATACAGTACTGGCTTGGGCTACCTTCATAATGATATTGATGGGGTTATTATTAGTTTCATTAGCAATATTTAGATATGATGATGTTGCAGGATGGGGGTTTGGAGCAGTTGGAGTTGGTTTTTTTGCTAATGCTTGGGTTTTTAATGCTTTAAAAGGAAGAGTATAA
- a CDS encoding DUF1003 domain-containing protein, giving the protein MKGIFTSAISGNDFSTSEKVSLKSVRKPIFDLILKDYPNCNKNDYISISELNLYREKYISSLLINEQGELTELEKVVLDSVTNKNNLSQQLEERTKYTLGQKVADKVAEFGGSWTFIISFMIFLLIWIFINAFFLLNKGFDPYPFILLNLILSCLAALQAPVIMMSQNRQEEKDRERAKNDYMINLKSELEIRMLHEKIDHLILHQEQSLLEIQKVQIDMMNDIIKKIENKP; this is encoded by the coding sequence ATGAAAGGAATATTTACGAGTGCTATTTCTGGCAATGATTTTTCTACTTCTGAAAAAGTTAGTCTTAAATCAGTTAGAAAGCCTATTTTTGATTTAATTCTTAAAGATTATCCTAATTGTAATAAGAATGATTACATTTCTATTTCTGAACTTAATTTATATCGCGAAAAATACATCAGTTCACTTTTAATTAATGAACAAGGCGAATTAACGGAATTAGAAAAAGTTGTTTTAGATTCGGTTACCAATAAAAATAATTTAAGTCAGCAATTAGAGGAAAGAACAAAATATACTTTAGGACAAAAAGTCGCTGATAAAGTAGCCGAGTTTGGCGGAAGTTGGACTTTCATAATTTCGTTTATGATTTTCTTGCTAATTTGGATATTTATAAATGCATTCTTTTTATTAAATAAAGGTTTTGATCCTTATCCATTTATTTTACTAAATTTAATTTTATCTTGTTTAGCGGCTTTACAAGCTCCTGTAATTATGATGAGTCAAAATCGTCAAGAAGAAAAAGACAGAGAACGTGCTAAAAACGATTATATGATTAATTTAAAATCGGAACTTGAGATCAGAATGTTGCATGAAAAAATTGATCATTTAATTTTACATCAAGAACAATCTTTATTAGAAATTCAGAAAGTTCAAATTGATATGATGAATGATATTATCAAAAAGATTGAAAATAAACCTTAA
- a CDS encoding sulfite exporter TauE/SafE family protein — MEIIVIAIVAFFASGLTFFSGFGLGTLLLPAFALFFPLEIAISLTAIVHFLNNIFKLSLVGKNIHWKTVLLFGIPATVFAFVGAKTLNLLTEVPTAIEFNFLGKVLVTNWMKIIIGSLLILFSFFDIIPGLKRMKFNEKLLPIGGILSGFFGGLSGHQGALRSAFLMKLPITKEQFIASGIFIACCIDISRLSVYSNSNVFAHSSININILAIATVAAFTGAFLGNKLVKKITIDILHKIVALLIVIFSICMILGIV; from the coding sequence ATGGAAATTATTGTTATTGCTATAGTTGCTTTCTTTGCTTCTGGATTAACTTTCTTTTCAGGTTTTGGTTTAGGTACCCTTTTACTTCCTGCATTTGCTTTGTTTTTTCCTTTAGAAATAGCCATTAGTTTAACAGCAATTGTTCATTTTTTGAATAATATTTTTAAACTATCATTAGTTGGAAAAAATATTCATTGGAAAACAGTTTTGTTATTTGGAATTCCAGCAACTGTTTTTGCTTTTGTTGGAGCCAAAACTTTAAATCTATTAACCGAAGTTCCAACTGCAATTGAATTTAATTTTTTAGGAAAAGTATTGGTTACCAATTGGATGAAAATAATAATTGGTTCTTTACTAATTCTTTTTTCGTTTTTTGATATTATTCCGGGTTTAAAAAGAATGAAATTCAATGAAAAATTGTTGCCAATTGGTGGAATTTTAAGTGGATTTTTTGGTGGATTATCAGGTCATCAAGGCGCTTTACGTTCTGCATTTTTAATGAAATTACCCATAACTAAAGAACAATTTATTGCATCCGGAATTTTTATTGCTTGTTGTATTGATATTAGTCGGTTAAGTGTTTATAGTAATTCTAATGTTTTTGCACATTCTTCTATAAACATAAACATACTTGCTATTGCAACAGTTGCTGCTTTTACAGGAGCCTTTTTAGGAAATAAATTGGTTAAAAAAATAACAATAGACATTCTACACAAAATTGTAGCACTACTTATTGTAATTTTTTCAATTTGTATGATTTTAGGAATTGTTTAG
- a CDS encoding response regulator: protein MKQLFTLILLVFSNFVFSQDQVSYKVVCKDLLSKSGQNFLDLKNDESIRFANEALSLAIDNKDNEFAAKAYNLIGLNYADFSDVNKAVEAYKKGLEHANITENDTIKSWLTNNLANAYCYNKIDFNEGVKYYKLGLKYAEKLNNESEIAFTKLNLASALFRVVNYQEGIVYLIDTKDFVENNDDIEAKISFYSLYADYYNNASNSFEKAEEYYAKAFEISKSNETEFIKSHIANLYEDIAQFYSKHENFDKAFLFLNKADSLKTDIYNSERISKVAQVSNEVDKNEVERDLQKVKKEKLLNEEKLEDTKIIVTLFIVIFSILILLLISMFRNNRLRVEKNLELQKANNELQKSKEQAEEASNIKSQFISTISHELRTPLYGVIGTTDIIEEEHPELKNSPHLKALKFSANYLLSLVNDILKVYKIEENKVILENKIFCLEDAVENIKEALETIARRNNNKIYIDLDSKIPEFLIGDKIRLSQIIINLMSNSLKFTQNGKVTLITSLNKIINEDYFIEFKVIDTGIGIPKKYQQAVFEKFVQIERKEDDYQGTGLGLTIVKKLISLFKGSIDLHSEEGKGTTITFIIPFKNGNSKNQDFIENVEVDFTQFKPYNILVVEDNKINQVVTKRLLENHKFICDIVDDGFAALSKLESKSYDAILMDINMPKINGFETSKLIRAKGITTPIIAVTAFEKEEIIDKAKDAQINDVVVKPFEASKLFQIIHELITKLNNS, encoded by the coding sequence GTGAAACAACTTTTTACTTTAATTCTTTTAGTTTTTAGTAATTTTGTCTTTTCTCAAGACCAAGTTTCCTATAAAGTTGTTTGTAAAGATTTATTATCTAAATCTGGTCAAAATTTTCTCGATCTAAAAAATGACGAATCTATTCGTTTTGCAAATGAAGCACTATCATTAGCCATTGATAATAAGGATAATGAATTTGCTGCAAAGGCTTATAATTTAATTGGATTAAACTACGCCGATTTTTCTGATGTAAATAAAGCAGTTGAAGCTTACAAAAAAGGACTTGAACATGCAAACATTACTGAAAATGACACCATTAAAAGTTGGTTAACAAACAATTTAGCAAACGCTTATTGTTACAATAAAATTGATTTTAATGAAGGCGTTAAATATTATAAATTAGGATTAAAATACGCCGAAAAACTTAATAACGAGAGTGAAATTGCGTTTACGAAGTTAAATCTTGCAAGTGCTTTATTTAGAGTGGTAAATTATCAAGAAGGAATTGTCTATTTGATTGATACAAAAGATTTTGTAGAGAATAATGACGATATTGAAGCCAAAATTTCATTTTATTCTCTTTATGCCGATTATTACAATAATGCTTCAAATAGTTTTGAAAAAGCAGAAGAATATTATGCTAAGGCTTTCGAAATATCTAAGTCGAATGAAACCGAGTTTATAAAATCGCATATTGCTAATTTATATGAAGATATTGCTCAATTTTATTCTAAACATGAAAACTTTGATAAAGCATTTTTGTTTTTAAATAAAGCCGATTCTCTTAAAACTGATATTTACAATTCGGAACGAATTAGTAAAGTTGCCCAAGTAAGTAATGAAGTTGATAAAAATGAAGTTGAACGAGACTTACAAAAGGTTAAAAAAGAAAAATTACTTAATGAGGAGAAGCTTGAAGATACAAAGATTATTGTAACACTTTTTATTGTTATTTTTTCCATTTTAATATTGTTATTAATTTCAATGTTTAGAAATAATAGATTGCGTGTCGAGAAGAATTTGGAGTTGCAAAAAGCAAACAATGAACTTCAAAAATCAAAAGAACAAGCTGAGGAAGCTTCAAATATAAAATCTCAATTTATTTCAACAATTAGTCACGAATTAAGAACTCCTTTGTATGGTGTTATTGGTACTACTGATATAATTGAAGAAGAACATCCAGAACTTAAAAACAGTCCGCATTTAAAAGCACTCAAGTTTTCCGCAAATTATTTATTATCATTAGTAAATGATATTTTGAAAGTTTACAAAATTGAAGAAAATAAAGTAATTCTTGAAAATAAAATTTTTTGTCTCGAAGATGCAGTAGAAAATATTAAAGAGGCACTTGAAACAATTGCTCGTAGAAATAATAATAAAATTTATATTGATTTAGACAGTAAAATACCCGAATTTTTAATTGGTGATAAAATTAGATTATCACAAATTATAATAAACTTAATGAGTAATTCATTAAAATTTACTCAAAATGGTAAGGTTACTTTAATAACCAGTTTAAATAAAATAATAAATGAAGACTATTTTATAGAGTTTAAAGTTATCGATACTGGAATTGGAATTCCTAAAAAATACCAACAAGCTGTTTTCGAAAAATTTGTTCAAATAGAACGAAAAGAAGACGATTATCAAGGAACAGGCTTAGGATTAACTATCGTAAAGAAACTTATAAGTTTATTTAAAGGTTCTATTGATTTGCACAGTGAAGAGGGAAAAGGAACTACAATTACATTTATTATTCCATTTAAAAACGGAAATTCTAAAAATCAAGATTTTATTGAAAACGTTGAGGTAGATTTTACGCAATTTAAACCATACAATATTTTAGTAGTTGAAGATAACAAGATTAACCAAGTTGTAACAAAAAGATTATTAGAAAACCATAAGTTTATTTGTGACATTGTTGATGATGGTTTTGCTGCATTAAGTAAATTAGAATCAAAAAGTTATGATGCAATTTTAATGGATATTAATATGCCTAAAATTAATGGTTTTGAAACTTCTAAACTAATTAGAGCAAAAGGTATAACAACGCCAATTATTGCTGTTACAGCATTCGAAAAAGAAGAAATTATAGATAAAGCAAAAGATGCTCAAATAAATGATGTGGTGGTAAAACCATTTGAAGCTTCTAAATTATTTCAAATTATTCACGAATTAATTACCAAACTAAACAATTCCTAA
- the corA gene encoding magnesium/cobalt transporter CorA, whose protein sequence is MRKIRYKKGRKVQYQPYEYTGVYTHMKTEMQLFVYNEENVKEIEDVSVENFIKERSEIENNWLNLHGLTNIDLIKDLTDKLNINSLIVSDILNISRGTRFDELDECVFFSIKSILPSDDDKQDLVRIEQISFLIHDNLLISFQEKRGDFFTHIRERLRTNTGVVRKKKVDYLLYLMLDSILENFYITIENKETEIERLQTLSKTSDDPKIIEEIEKYREIFYMLKRSLSPLKEALYTIKTIKEDDDFNSIEPSNFVYFSRLHQKTIELLEQIDYDMTSLDSASNFYYTTQNHKMNEVMKTLTVISSLFLPLTFIAGIYGMNFKYMPELEYRLGYYTILGLMSIIAISMLIYFKRKKWF, encoded by the coding sequence TTGAGAAAGATACGATACAAGAAAGGACGCAAAGTTCAATACCAGCCATACGAATATACAGGTGTTTATACACATATGAAAACTGAAATGCAGTTGTTTGTGTATAACGAAGAAAATGTAAAAGAAATTGAAGATGTTTCTGTTGAAAATTTTATAAAAGAAAGAAGCGAAATCGAAAACAACTGGCTCAATCTTCATGGTTTAACTAATATCGATTTAATAAAAGACTTAACAGATAAGTTAAATATTAACAGTTTAATCGTTTCAGATATTTTAAATATTTCTCGAGGAACACGTTTTGATGAGCTTGACGAATGTGTTTTTTTTAGTATAAAATCGATTTTACCTTCAGATGACGATAAACAAGATTTGGTTAGAATTGAACAAATTAGTTTCTTAATTCATGATAATTTACTGATTTCGTTTCAAGAGAAAAGAGGCGATTTCTTTACACATATTAGAGAACGATTGCGAACAAATACTGGTGTGGTAAGAAAGAAAAAAGTAGATTATTTATTGTATTTAATGCTCGATTCTATTTTAGAAAATTTCTACATTACTATTGAAAATAAAGAAACTGAAATTGAACGATTGCAAACCTTGTCTAAAACTTCCGATGATCCAAAAATTATTGAAGAAATTGAAAAATACAGAGAAATATTTTACATGCTTAAGCGCTCTTTGTCCCCATTAAAAGAAGCACTTTACACTATTAAGACCATTAAGGAAGATGATGATTTTAATAGTATTGAACCGTCAAATTTTGTGTATTTCAGTAGATTACATCAAAAAACAATAGAGTTACTAGAACAAATAGATTATGATATGACTTCGCTTGATAGTGCAAGTAATTTTTATTACACTACTCAAAATCATAAGATGAATGAAGTAATGAAAACTTTAACGGTGATTTCGTCTTTATTTTTACCACTTACTTTTATAGCAGGTATTTATGGAATGAATTTTAAATACATGCCCGAGTTAGAATATCGATTAGGTTACTATACAATTCTTGGTTTAATGAGCATTATTGCAATTTCAATGCTTATTTATTTTAAACGTAAAAAATGGTTTTAA